One window of Quercus robur chromosome 12, dhQueRobu3.1, whole genome shotgun sequence genomic DNA carries:
- the LOC126708773 gene encoding uncharacterized protein LOC126708773 isoform X1 — protein MFPNVFIQIFEGVMYKVSNRTPNWSSCDIKIWDESTKYQLQLLWTEIRNCLRSSQPPIIFDSVLLKLQAPLLEKTLEHPNPSISEPTITFWNSTYGEQIKLDYPQSLLHVIDKLSRNGKINLRKRSLSYLERCCSRLGVNTALQRYRVTATHNISSKRVEFVEDTVNQLQHEEKLSRRLKRKSLELTEHQKEVRRAQQGRERDCSGRGPGIQTYTNVDFSQGNEDSQESQEIRDPESIMEMLKRAT, from the exons ATGTTTCCAAATGTCTTCATACAGATATTTGAAGGTGTTATGTACAAAGTTAGCAACAGAACCCCCAACTGGTCTTCTTGTGACATCAAG ATATGGGATGAAAGCACCAAATATCAACTTCAACTCTTGTGGACTGAAATCCGTAATTGTTTGCGAAGTAGTCAGCCACCTATCATCTTTGATTCTGTACTCCTCAAATTGCAGGCACCCCTTCTCGAAAAAACTCTTGAACACCCAAATCCATCCATTTCAGAGCCTACCATCACCTTCTGGAATTCCACTTATGGTGAGCAAATCAAGTTGGATTACCCTCAAAGCTTGCTTCATGTCATAGACAAGCTCTCgagaaatggaaaaataaacCTCCGCAAGAGAAGCTTATCATATCTTGAAAGATGTTGCTCTAGACTAGGAGTCAACACTGCTTTACAAAGATACAGGGTGACTGCAACCCATAACATAAGCTCCAAAAGAGTAGAGTTTGTGGAGGATACAGTGAATCAACTTCAACACGAGGAGAAGCTGTCTCGaaggttaaaaagaaaaagtttggaACTAACTGAGCATCAAAAGGAAGTAAGACGAGCACAGCAAGGAAGGGAGAGGGATTGTAGTGGACGTGGCCCGGGGATCCAGACTTACACTAATGTTGATTTTTCACAGGGGAATGAGGATTCACAAGAAAGCCAGGAAATCCGGGATCCAGAATCCATTATGGAGATGTTAAAAAGAGCtacttaa
- the LOC126708773 gene encoding uncharacterized protein LOC126708773 isoform X2, whose protein sequence is MFPNVFIQIFEGVMYKVSNRTPNWSSCDIKAPLLEKTLEHPNPSISEPTITFWNSTYGEQIKLDYPQSLLHVIDKLSRNGKINLRKRSLSYLERCCSRLGVNTALQRYRVTATHNISSKRVEFVEDTVNQLQHEEKLSRRLKRKSLELTEHQKEVRRAQQGRERDCSGRGPGIQTYTNVDFSQGNEDSQESQEIRDPESIMEMLKRAT, encoded by the exons ATGTTTCCAAATGTCTTCATACAGATATTTGAAGGTGTTATGTACAAAGTTAGCAACAGAACCCCCAACTGGTCTTCTTGTGACATCAAG GCACCCCTTCTCGAAAAAACTCTTGAACACCCAAATCCATCCATTTCAGAGCCTACCATCACCTTCTGGAATTCCACTTATGGTGAGCAAATCAAGTTGGATTACCCTCAAAGCTTGCTTCATGTCATAGACAAGCTCTCgagaaatggaaaaataaacCTCCGCAAGAGAAGCTTATCATATCTTGAAAGATGTTGCTCTAGACTAGGAGTCAACACTGCTTTACAAAGATACAGGGTGACTGCAACCCATAACATAAGCTCCAAAAGAGTAGAGTTTGTGGAGGATACAGTGAATCAACTTCAACACGAGGAGAAGCTGTCTCGaaggttaaaaagaaaaagtttggaACTAACTGAGCATCAAAAGGAAGTAAGACGAGCACAGCAAGGAAGGGAGAGGGATTGTAGTGGACGTGGCCCGGGGATCCAGACTTACACTAATGTTGATTTTTCACAGGGGAATGAGGATTCACAAGAAAGCCAGGAAATCCGGGATCCAGAATCCATTATGGAGATGTTAAAAAGAGCtacttaa
- the LOC126708772 gene encoding secretory carrier-associated membrane protein 4, which translates to MNRHHDPNPFDEEEVVNPFSNGAAGPRSKPHISPLGSETLGFGQKYDATVDIPLDTLNDSKSKEKELASWEADLKRREKEIKRREDAVAKVGVPNDGRNWPPFFPIIHHDIANEIPVHAQRLQYLAFASWLGIVLCLVFNVIAVIACWIKGGGVKIFFLATIYALLGCPLSYVLWYRPLYRAMRTDSALNFSWFFLFYLLHIGFCIFAAIAPPIVFHGKSLTGILAAIDVFSDHALIGIFYLVGFGLFCLESLLSLWVLQKIYMYFRGSK; encoded by the exons ATGAATAGGCACCACGACCCGAATCCGTTTGACGAGGAAGAAGTGGTTAATCCTTTCTCG AATGGAGCTGCTGGTCCCAGATCAAAGCCACACATTTCACCTTTGGGATCTGAAACCCTAGGCTTTGGGCAGAAATATGATGCAACAGTGGATATACCATTGGATACATTGAAT GATTCTAAGAGCAAAGAGAAAGAGCTTGCATCTTGGGAAGCAGATCTCAAAAGGAGGGAAAAG GAAATAAAGCGGAGAGAAGATGCTGTTGCTAAAG tTGGTGTTCCCAATGATGGTCGAAATTGGCCTCCATTTTTCCCCATAATTCATCATGATATAGCCAACGAAATACCAGTCCATGCACAAAGGCTGCAATATTTGGCTTTTGCAAGTTGGTTAG GTATAGTTCTTTGTCTTGTTTTTAATGTAATCGCTGTGATTGCATGCTGGATCAAAGGCGGGG gtgtcaaaatttttttccttgcaaCAATCTATGCTCTACTTGGATGCCCCCTTTCGTATGTGCTGTGGTATCGGCCTCTCTATCGTGCTATGAG GACAGACAGTGCCTTGAATTTCAGCTGGTTTTTCTTGTTCTATCTG CTTCATATcggtttttgtatttttgctgCTATTGCACCCCCAATCGTCTTTCATGGGAAGTCATTGAC GGGAATCCTTGCAGCAATTGATGTCTTCTCTGACCATGCATTGATTGGG ATATTCTACTTAGTTGGCTTTGGCTTGTTTTGCTTGGAGTCACTTCTAAGCTTATGGGTACTTCAG AAAATCTACATGTACTTCAGGGGGAGCAAGTGA
- the LOC126708770 gene encoding pentatricopeptide repeat-containing protein At1g20230, with protein sequence MTKQQQALRNVLDKFPHSNINIILQCLGSTTTTTCHARQAHAHILKTGLSNHANLTTKLLSLYANNHCFHEASLILDSVSDPNVFTFSTLIHAYSKLSRFADALRLFSRMISHARLLPDAHVFPSVFKACAGLRAFKLGQQVHSFASVSGFAFDSLVQSSLLHLYLKCDRLRDAHNLFDKIAQRDVVTWSALIASYSRRGCIHEVEQLFYEMRSMGVEPNLVSWNGMIAGFNHSGSYNEAVFMFQKMHFEGFQPDGSSISSVLPAIGNLEDLVLGIQIHGYVIKQGFNSDKCVVTALIDMYGKCACTLEMSQVFHEINEMDIGACNAFITGLSRNGQVNNALEVFRQFKGQGMELNVISWTSMIGSCSQNGKDMEALELFREMQIVGVKPNSVTIPCLLPACGNIAALMHGKAAHCFSLRRGFSNDVYVGSALIDMYANCGKIQLSRLCFEKMPTKNLVCWNAIMGGYAMHGKAKETMETFNLMQTNGQKPDFISFTCVLSACSQNGLTEEGWYYFNSISQEHDMEARMEHYACMVTLLGRVGKLEEAYSMIKTMPFEPDACVWGALLSSCRVHSNVTLGEIAARELFKLEPSNPGNYILLSNIYASEGKWIEVDKVRNMMKSLGLRKNPGCSWIELKNKVHMLLAGDKSHPQIDQIIEKLDKLSMEMKKLGYSPNTDFVLQDVEEQDKEQILCGHSEKLAVVFGLLNTSPGSPLRVIKNLRICGDCHAVIKFISNFEGREISVRDTNRFHHFKDGVCSCGDYW encoded by the coding sequence ATGACGAAGCAGCAGCAAGCTCTGAGGAATGTGTTGGACAAATTTCCccattcaaatataaatataatcctCCAATGCCTCGGTTCGACTACTACTACTACATGCCATGCACGACAGGCTCATGCCCACATCCTCAAAACTGGCCTATCCAACCATGCTAATCTCACCACCAAGCTCCTCTCTCTCTACGCCAACAACCATTGCTTCCATGAAGCCAGCCTCATCCTTGACTCCGTCTCCGACCCCAACGTCTTTACCTTCTCTACTCTCATCCATGCCTATTCAAAACTCAGTCGCTTTGCTGATGCGCTCCGACTTTTTTCTCGTATGATATCTCATGCCCGCCTTCTGCCTGATGCTCATGTTTTCCCTAGTGTCTTCAAGGCTTGTGCTGGACTACGGGCCTTCAAACTCGGCCAACAGGTTCATAGCTTTGCATCCGTATCTGGGTTTGCTTTTGATTCTCTTGTCCAATCCTCTTTGCTTCATCTCTATCTCAAATGTGACCGTCTTAGAGATGCCCACaatttgtttgataaaattGCCCAACGGGATGTTGTTACATGGAGTGCTTTGATTGCTAGTTATTCAAGACGTGGATGCATACATGAGGTGGAACAGCTCTTTTATGAGATGAGGTCTATGGGCGTGGAACCCAACTTAGTGTCTTGGAATGGTATGATTGCCGGTTTTAACCATAGTGGGTCATATAATGAGGCGGTTTTCATGTtccaaaaaatgcattttgaaggCTTCCAGCCTGATGGGTCTAGTATTTCTAGTGTTCTGCCGGCTATAGGAAACCTAGAGGATTTAGTTTTGGGGATCCAAATTCATGGTTATGTGATCAAGCAGGGTTTCAATTCGGACAAGTGTGTGGTCACCGCACTTATCGATATGTATGGCAAGTGTGCCTGCACCTTAGAAATGTCACAAGTTTTTCATGAAATAAATGAGATGGACATAGGTGCTTGCAATGCATTCATTACAGGTCTCTCGCGAAATGGTCAAGTTAACAATGCACTGGAGGTATTCCGGCAATTCAAAGGCCAAGGGATGGAATTGAATGTTATTTCTTGGACATCAATGATCGGCAGTTGTTCTCAAAATGGGAAAGACATGGAAGCTTTAGAACTTTTCAGAGAGATGCAAATTGTGGGAGTGAAGCCAAACTCCGTGACAATTCCTTGCTTGCTTCCAGCTTGTGGCAATATTGCGGCACTAATGCATGGGAAGGCAGCCCATTGCTTCTCTCTTAGAAGGGGATTCTCTAATGATGTGTATGTAGGTAGTGCATTAATTGACATGTATGCAAACTGTGGAAAAATCCAGTTGTCTCGGctttgttttgagaaaatgccCACAAAAAATTTGGTGTGCTGGAATGCAATTATGGGTGGATATGCAATGCACGGCAAGGCTAAGGAAACTATGGAAACATTCAACTTGATGCAGACTAATGGACAGAAGCCTGATTTTATCAGCTTCACTTGTGTATTATCTGCATGCAGCCAGAATGGCCTAACTGAAGAAGGGTGGTATTACTTTAATAGCATCTCACAAGAGCATGATATGGAAGCTAGGATGGAGCATTATGCTTGCATGGTAACGCTTCTTGGTCGGGTTGGAAAACTTGAAGAGGCTTATTCTATGATTAAGACTATGCCTTTTGAACCTGACGCTTGTGTTTGGGGAGCTTTACTTAGTTCTTGTAGAGTTCACAGTAACGTGACTTTAGGTGAGATTGCTGCCAGAGAACTCTTTAAGTTAGAACCAAGCAATCCAGGGAATTACATACTTCTATCAAACATTTATGCTTCCGAGGGCAAGTGGATTGAAGTGGATAAAGTGAGGAATATGATGAAGAGTTTAGGTTTGAGGAAGAATCCTGGCTGCAGTTGGATTGAGTTAAAGAACAAGGTACACATGCTACTTGCAGGAGACAAGTCACATCCTCAAATAGACCAAATTATTGAAAAGTTGGATAAATTGAGCATGGAGATGAAAAAATTAGGTTACTCTCCTAATACTGACTTTGTTCTCCAAGATGTGGAGGAACAGGACAAGGAGCAGATTTTATGTGGGCACAGTGAGAAGTTAGCAGTAGTTTTTGGGCTTTTGAACACAAGTCCAGGTTCTCCTCTTCGGGTCATTAAGAATCTCAGAATATGTGGTGACTGCCATGCTGTTATAAAATTTATCTCCAACTTTGAAGGGAGGGAGATTTCTGTAAGGGACACAAATCGGTTTCATCATTTCAAAGATGGAGTTTGTTCTTGTGGGGATTATTGGTAG